The DNA segment CTAGACTACCTCGGCACAGAATCAGCCTAGAGTATTTAGGCTCTTCGACTATAATAGTATCGAGATAATGCTCTGTCGATTCACCCTTATTCCGGACGGTCGTGTGCTGGTCTACCGCGGGCAGCCGGGCGACACGTATGAGATCGCCCTCCTCTCCTTCGGTCTCAATCCGGATACGGCGCTGATATTTTGCCGCGGGCGGAGCGTTCC comes from the Methanoculleus marisnigri JR1 genome and includes:
- a CDS encoding thiamine S protein, coding for MLVYRGQPGDTYEIALLSFGLNPDTALIFCRGRSVPQDEEIAEEEAGIFLASSRG